A single Rubrivivax gelatinosus IL144 DNA region contains:
- the bchM gene encoding magnesium protoporphyrin IX methyltransferase translates to MENTSYQNRRGEVEHYFDRTAAQTWARLTSDAPVSGVRATVRAGRDRMRTTLLSWLPQDLRGRRVLDAGCGTGAASIELARRGAEVVAIDLSPTLVGYARERLPESLGPGSIDFRSGDMLDPALGRFDHVIAMDSVIHYDAPDAVAALSRLAERTSTSMVFTFAPRTALLSLMWTVGKLFPRGDRSPAIVPVAPEQLRSLMAAHPGLQGWQWGRSERISSGFYTSQATEWKRT, encoded by the coding sequence ATGGAGAACACCAGCTATCAGAACCGCCGCGGCGAGGTCGAGCACTACTTCGACCGCACCGCCGCCCAGACCTGGGCGCGGCTGACTTCCGACGCCCCGGTCAGCGGCGTGCGCGCCACCGTGCGCGCCGGCCGCGACCGCATGCGCACCACGCTGCTGTCGTGGCTGCCGCAGGACCTGCGCGGCCGGCGCGTGCTCGACGCCGGCTGCGGCACCGGCGCGGCCTCGATCGAACTCGCGCGCCGCGGCGCCGAGGTCGTCGCGATCGACCTGTCGCCGACGCTCGTCGGCTACGCCCGCGAGCGCCTGCCCGAGTCGCTGGGCCCGGGCTCGATCGACTTCCGCAGCGGCGACATGCTCGACCCGGCGCTCGGCCGCTTCGACCACGTCATCGCGATGGACTCGGTGATCCACTACGACGCACCCGACGCCGTCGCCGCGCTGTCCCGGCTCGCCGAGCGCACCTCGACCTCGATGGTCTTCACCTTCGCGCCGCGCACCGCGCTGCTGTCGCTGATGTGGACCGTCGGCAAGCTGTTCCCGCGTGGCGACCGTTCGCCGGCCATCGTGCCGGTGGCGCCCGAGCAGCTGCGTTCGCTGATGGCGGCGCACCCCGGCCTGCAAGGCTGGCAGTGGGGCCGCAGCGAACGCATCTCCAGCGGCTTCTACACCTCGCAGGCCACGGAGTGGAAACGCACGTGA